aacctcggaggcggaggttgcagtgagccaatattgcaccactgccctccagcctgggcaacagagcaagactccgtctcaaaaaaaaaaaaaagtatatatatatatatgtgtgtgtgtgtatatatatgtatgtgtatatatatatgtgtgtatatatgtgtatatatatgtgtgtgtatatatatatgtgtatatatatgtgtatatatgtgtatatatatgtgtgtgtgtatatatatatacatatatatatatacacacacacacactaagaggctaggtgcggtggctcacgcctctaatctcagcactttgggaggccaaggtgggcggattacctaaggttaggagttcgagaccagcctggccaacatggtgaaaccccatctctactaaaaacataaaattagccaggcgtggtggtgcatgcctataattccagctactcaggagactgaggcaggagaattgcttaaacctgggaggcagaggttgcagtaagacaagactgtgccattgcactccagcctgggcaacaagagtgaaataccgtcttgaaaaaaaaaaaaaagcaagcacatATGaaggggccaggcatagtggctcacacctataatcccaacacttttaggaggctgaggtgggtggattgtttgagcccaggagttcaagaccagcctgggcaacatagggaaaccttgtctctacaaaagaatacaaaaaaaaagctgggcttggtggctcatgcctgtaatcccagctactggggaggctgaagcacaagaatcacttgaacccgggaggcagaggttgcagtgagtggagatcacgccactgcactccagcctgggtgacacagcgtaactccatctcaaaaaaaaaaaaaaaaggccagcagTGAGCTGTatttgcactgctgcactccagcagaAGTGGTTTCAGGTGCCCAAGAGGGGGTGGCGGAAGGGAGGTGAGGTGGAGAGCAGATGCCCATAAACAGGCAGGTCCACGTGGGAGGGAAGCTCCATGAGGAGATAATGCCTTCAGCAGGGAATGGGGAGGTGGCTGGGAGTAAGCAGAGAAGGCCAGACACATCCTTAAGGGAAAATGGATGAGAAGCTTTTGAATCTGTCTGGCTGACAATAACCGCTCACCACCTAGGACTAGACAATTCACAAGACAGTTTCTTAACACGTCCTCATTCCAACCTCAACAGCCCCAGGGAACAGGCTTGTCATTCCTCTTTGTGGGAGGGAAACTGAACCGGAGTGGGATTAAGGCCCTGGGCTTGTTCGTGGGGTCTTAGACCTAAAACCAGGTCTTCCAAGTGAGGCTGTCCTGCAGGTctcacatgcacacgcacacacacgcacacacatacacacacgaatacacacacaccctcccaaagGGTCCCGGGCCCTGCTCACTAACCCCCTCTCCCGCTCGGAAAGGTGCCCTGGAAGGCAAGTGGCAGAAGTGACTTTGTTGTGGGGATGATCTCAAACCTGCTCTCACTGGGGGGAAAGTTAGTTAATTattcacaaatgaaaaaaacaaggtGCAGGGTAATGGGAATAATATGCTAACATTTGGGTACTAAATAAGGGAAAGGAGGAATGTGTACAAGAGTGTTTGCTGATAGGTGCACAAAATGTTTCTGGAAGGATGCCCAAATTCTGGTAAGGATGGCTGCCTCAAGGGAGGGAGCTGcccagagggaaggaaggggactTTTCAGCGTGTACCCTTCTGGGCCTTTGGAAATTTGATGTGGTTACAGAAGCAAATTATGTGCTTTAAAATACACACAAGTGCTTTGGTTATGATGAATAACAGATTACTTAAAACACACCCACGACTGAGGTATGTTGTGATGTCAGGACTGAAAACCACGTTCCCCCCTggcccctcctttccctccccacGGTTCCAGTTGTGGGAGGCCACAGGCCCGAGTGTCATGATCCTTGTGAATGAAGGGGGGCAGACCACATCAGGCTCTGCAGCCTAGACTGTCCTGTCTGCCTCTTTGGGTGACCACAATCGTACCCACTCAAGCTAGACTGGAAAAGAGGGGAGACCAggagccgtggctcatgcctataatcccagcactttgggaggccgaggtgggtggatcacctgaggtcaggagttcaagaccagcctggccaacatggtgaaacctcatctctactaaaaaatacaaaaattagccaggcgtggtggtggatgcctgtaatcccagctacttgggaggctgagacagggagaactgcttgaacccgggaggcagaggttacagtgagccgagattgtgccattgtactccagcttgggtgacaggagcaaaacttcatctcaaataaataaataaataaaaatagggcaGTGGAGCAcaggtgtggtcccagctaccggggaggccaaggcaggaggactgcttgagcccaggagttcagtgagctgagatggcaccactgcacttcagcctgagtaacagagcaagatcctgtctcaaaaaaaaaaaaagagtataaactCAAAAATACACATCAGTGTAGTATGggaagttaatatttttaaaaataagataaaataataataaattaatttaaaagtaataaaaaattttttaaaacagcacGGGATTCTTGTCCAGAATTGACAACACAAAGGGACTGAAGCGTTCCGGGCCCCAGGAGCAGCCATGCAGCAGGCCTCTTAATTCAGAGAGCAGACAGCGCTCAGGCACCCACGCCAGGCCGAAATGGTCATCTCTCTAGTGGGCTacctctttttctgctttttcaatGTGTCTTCCTGCTTCTGCCCCCTCTACCAGGAGGCCCAGCTCATCACATCGCTCAGAGGCCAAAGCCCCCCAGTGACCCCTGGTCAGCTGTGATGGGGCTGCCCTTGGGCAGGGTGCCCAATGCTGGGCCAGTCAGCTGAGGTCAGAGGGGACAGGGCCATGTGGGTCAGAACAGGAAATGCACACCCTAGGAACGGGCAGCAGGGAGCCGGGAGAAGCTCAGTTTCTCTCAGAGGGGGCTGTAGGCGGGGCATTCATGTGGTGGACAAAAAACCTCCAGGACGCCTTCAGTCCAGCAGCCTTAGTTCACctctccaggccagcctggcctcaCCTGACCTCCAGGCACTGCCTTCCCTGGATGTGTACTTGGGAACAGAGGCGAAGATACCTTCCCCCATCTAAGAGccaggagaaatatcactgataTTTGTTACAAGGGAGAAGCCCCAGCTTTATAAATACCTGCCTACAAAGGGCCCTCACATGtacccctcctcccttccctcctcggccccagcctctggcagccaCCCCACTTGCTGCCTTTGCCAGGGCTCCAGCAGTAgtgaaaatatttggagattttggCCAACCCacgatgcaaaaaaaaaaaaaaagagagagagaaaaataaaccacCAAGAAAGCATgggattttaaaatcagaaagacCTGGATTTCCTTCTACCTCTGCCACTCGCTAGCTTTATGATCTTAGATCAGGCACTTAACCtcactcagtttcttcacctgtgaaGTGGGAGGGACAACACCTAATTCACAAGGTTGTCAGGAGAATGAAAAGCGAAGATATACATGACAAAGCCAGCCCACTACTGGGCACACAGTACAGGCTCACAAATGGCTGCCCCACCATTCCCTTTCtccttacattttctttctttttttttttttttgagacagagtctcactctgtcgcccaggctggagtgaagtggcgtgatctcggctcactgcaagctctgcctcccaggttcatgccattctcctgcctcagcctcccgagtagctgggactacaggcacccaccaccacacccggctaattttttttgtattttttagtagagacggggtttcaccatgttagccaggatggtcttgatctcctgacctcgtgatctgcctgccttggcctcccaaagtgctgggattacaggcgtgagccaccacgcccggccccctaCATTTTCCTTTCCTGTCCTCCTTCAGCATCGCAGCCACACTATATTCCTCATTAATCCCATATATTACTCAGGACTCTTGCTTGCAAGTGACGGTAAACCTTATTCAGACTGGCCAATGAGTGAAAGGAAAGTCTTTGGCTTTGTGGACCTGAACCATCCAGGCACACTGGGCTCCAGGGTACACACGGTACCACCAGCGGTTGGTCTGGCTTTGGACATTTACCAGCTCTGCTTCCCTCATTTTCAGGTGTattcttccttcattcatttatcaaatatttcttttctttttttatttatttttattttatgtttttaaattttttttaccagTCATCTTTTATTTGGGGGTTAATTCCCATTAGTATATGACAGGATTCAGCAACGATCGAGATTGTGTTCCTCACAGAGGGGCTCAGGCCTAGAAGGTCGTGGGGTACGGGGTGCAGAGCGTGTCCTCTTCAGTAGTATTTGTGGAGCCACCCGTGCTTGAGATGCTTGTAGGAGAGGCAGTAGCTGAAGATCACGTAGCATGCCAGCACCATGGTAATAACCCCCGAGATGCTCCCCTTCTTCACATTGATGTACTTGTTGTAGTACCGGTAGCAACTTCTTCGAAACGCTCCGAAAATGCCACTAGGGCTGAAGTCCCGCGTCAAGATCCAGCTTGGCAGCTCCCCCAGTTTGACCTCCAGAAGTTTCTTGTCCTTCAGTGGTATGACTGACGCCATCTTGGATTCGtggtgtctttttctttcatttcttttcttttcttttctttttctttttcttttgagaccggGCAagaggagcaaaactccatctcaaaaaaaaaaaaaaaagattcctcatGGGCTGCAAGGTGCTGGCCAGGGCTGCTGTCATCTCAAGGCTCAACTGGAGAAGGAACGAGCCACTTACTTCCACGCTCACTCACAGGGCTTTGATGGGTTCAGTTCTTCACCAGGTGCTAGACGGAGGGTCTCAGTTCCTTGTTGGCTATTGCCCAGAGGCCTCGCACAGTTTCTCCAACATGACAGTTTGATGAATCAAAGTAAGCAAGccaagaaggagagagacagagaggctgCAAGACAGCAGTCACAGGTTTTCATAACCCAATCTCAGGAGCAATATCCACTACTTTTACCacatagtcttttttattttttatttttttttttttttgagacagagtcttgcttatcgcccaggctggagtgcagtggcatgatctcggctcactgtgaactccgcctcccgggttcacgccattctcctgcctcagcctcccgagtagctgggactacaggcgcccgccaccgcgccaggctcattttttgtatttttagtagacacggggtttcaccgtgttagccaggatggtctcgatctcctgacctcgtgatccgcccgcct
The sequence above is a segment of the Pan paniscus chromosome 10, NHGRI_mPanPan1-v2.0_pri, whole genome shotgun sequence genome. Coding sequences within it:
- the LOC117975357 gene encoding ATP synthase subunit f, mitochondrial-like; the encoded protein is MASVIPLKDKKLLEVKLGELPSWILTRDFSPSGIFGAFRRSCYRYYNKYINVKKGSISGVITMVLACYVIFSYCLSYKHLKHGWLHKYY